From the genome of Muricauda sp. SCSIO 64092, one region includes:
- the purB gene encoding adenylosuccinate lyase, giving the protein MSLNPLNAISPVDGRYRNKTASLSVFFSEEALIKYRVQVEIEYFIALCELPLPQLADFDVQKFEELRKIHRLFSAEDAATIKEIERTTNHDVKAVEYFIKQKFDVLGISGHKEFIHFGLTSQDINNTAIPLSIKDAMNDSYVPVYVKLFEKLKDLGKVWASVPMLARTHGQPASPTRLGKEIEVFVERLKQQFDLLNDIPSAAKFGGATGNYNAHKVAYPQIDWKAFGQQFVQQKLGLHHSFPTTQIEHYDHMAALFDGLKRINTILIDLNRDIWTYISMDYFKQTIKKGEVGSSAMPHKVNPIDFENSEGNLGMANAIFEYLSAKLPISRLQRDLTDSTVLRNIGVPFAHTLIAFQSTLKGLDKLVLNQEKFEADLEDNWAVVAEAIQTVLRREGYPNPYEALKGLTRTNAKITQKTMADFIETLDISPTIKSELKKITPANYTGV; this is encoded by the coding sequence ATGTCTTTGAATCCACTAAATGCCATTTCACCGGTCGACGGACGTTATAGAAACAAAACAGCATCACTTTCAGTCTTTTTCTCAGAGGAGGCCTTAATAAAGTATCGCGTCCAGGTTGAGATTGAATATTTCATCGCCCTATGTGAATTGCCCCTCCCCCAATTAGCGGATTTTGATGTTCAAAAATTTGAGGAATTAAGAAAAATCCATCGTTTATTTTCAGCCGAGGACGCAGCCACCATCAAGGAAATAGAAAGAACCACAAACCATGATGTAAAAGCTGTAGAATACTTTATCAAACAAAAGTTTGATGTTTTGGGCATAAGTGGGCATAAGGAGTTTATCCACTTTGGCCTAACATCCCAGGATATCAATAATACGGCCATTCCACTTTCCATTAAGGATGCCATGAATGACAGCTATGTTCCCGTTTATGTTAAGCTATTTGAAAAACTGAAGGATTTGGGCAAGGTTTGGGCATCGGTCCCCATGCTGGCCAGGACACATGGCCAACCGGCTTCGCCAACCCGATTGGGTAAGGAGATAGAAGTGTTTGTGGAACGTCTAAAACAACAATTTGATTTACTGAACGATATCCCTTCGGCCGCAAAGTTTGGAGGGGCCACAGGAAACTACAATGCCCATAAAGTGGCCTACCCCCAAATTGATTGGAAAGCTTTTGGGCAACAATTTGTACAACAGAAACTAGGACTTCACCATTCGTTTCCCACCACCCAAATTGAACATTATGACCATATGGCTGCCCTGTTTGATGGCTTAAAACGAATCAATACCATTCTAATTGATCTAAACCGCGACATCTGGACCTATATTTCCATGGACTATTTTAAACAGACCATCAAAAAGGGGGAAGTTGGTTCCTCGGCCATGCCGCATAAGGTAAATCCCATCGATTTCGAAAACTCCGAAGGAAATCTGGGTATGGCCAATGCTATTTTTGAATACTTGTCGGCCAAACTTCCTATTTCAAGATTACAACGGGACTTAACGGACAGTACGGTCCTCAGGAACATTGGGGTACCCTTTGCGCACACCCTTATTGCATTTCAGTCCACATTAAAAGGCTTGGACAAATTGGTGCTGAATCAAGAAAAGTTTGAGGCAGACCTTGAGGACAATTGGGCCGTTGTTGCCGAAGCCATCCAAACTGTTTTACGCAGGGAAGGATACCCAAATCCCTATGAAGCGCTAAAAGGATTGACCCGAACCAACGCGAAAATAACCCAGAAGACCATGGCAGATTTCATTGAAACCCTGGATATATCCCCAACCATAAAATCTGAGCTAAAAAAAATAACCCCAGCCAATTACACTGGGGTTTAA
- a CDS encoding mechanosensitive ion channel family protein, with translation MEKAQEWITYGLDLAKEFGPKLLAGILIYIVGSWIVKKLVGGLRKVMAKSKYDESLQKFLLNLLSWTLKVFLILLVISQLGVDVTTFAAVIAAAGLAVGLALQGSLSNFAGGVLIMIFKPYRIGDLIEAQGELGVVKEIEIFTTKMVSPENKLIIIPNGTMANGNIVNYTAEGKIRVDTVIGVAYEEDIKKTKDVLLEVLTSNPNVLKEPAPSVNVLELADSSVNFAVRPFCKPEHYWDVYFATYEGCKLALDKAGIEIPYPHEVQIEKK, from the coding sequence ATGGAAAAAGCACAAGAATGGATAACCTATGGTTTGGACTTGGCCAAAGAATTTGGCCCAAAGTTGCTAGCCGGCATCTTAATTTATATCGTTGGTTCGTGGATTGTTAAAAAGCTGGTCGGAGGGCTTAGGAAAGTGATGGCCAAAAGCAAATACGATGAATCCTTGCAAAAGTTTCTCTTAAACCTTCTTTCCTGGACATTGAAGGTGTTCTTGATTCTTTTGGTCATTTCCCAGTTAGGGGTTGACGTGACCACCTTCGCAGCGGTAATCGCAGCAGCTGGTTTGGCCGTTGGTCTGGCTTTGCAAGGCTCCCTTTCCAATTTTGCGGGAGGTGTATTGATCATGATTTTTAAACCGTATAGGATTGGCGACCTTATTGAAGCACAAGGAGAGCTTGGTGTGGTCAAGGAAATTGAAATATTCACCACAAAAATGGTGTCCCCAGAAAATAAATTGATTATCATTCCCAATGGGACCATGGCCAACGGAAACATTGTAAACTATACCGCCGAGGGAAAGATACGCGTGGATACCGTTATAGGGGTGGCCTATGAAGAAGATATTAAAAAGACCAAAGACGTATTACTAGAGGTGTTGACATCCAACCCCAACGTTTTGAAAGAGCCGGCACCTTCGGTCAATGTTTTGGAATTGGCGGATAGTTCCGTAAACTTTGCGGTACGTCCATTTTGCAAACCAGAACACTATTGGGATGTGTATTTTGCTACCTATGAAGGATGTAAACTGGCCCTGGATAAAGCAGGTATTGAAATTCCCTATCCCCACGAAGTACAGATCGAAAAGAAATAA
- a CDS encoding DUF4252 domain-containing protein: MKNIVKGLAMVALVFMASCASQPSLQEYYVDNMENPNFIALDIPVSILKMEEVELTNVQREAVESLRKFNLLAFKKTSENVAEYKMEKAKVKEILKNEDFVELMKINSQYGKGVIKYLGEDDAIDEVIIYGDSKEQGFALVRVLGKNMNPAHIVQLMQAIQKSEYKGEGLGEIGKFLKG, from the coding sequence ATGAAGAATATAGTAAAAGGATTGGCAATGGTTGCACTGGTGTTCATGGCTTCCTGTGCGTCCCAACCCAGTCTGCAGGAATATTATGTGGACAATATGGAAAACCCCAATTTTATAGCATTGGATATTCCGGTCAGTATCCTGAAAATGGAAGAGGTGGAACTTACCAATGTACAAAGGGAAGCTGTGGAATCCTTAAGGAAGTTCAATTTGTTGGCCTTCAAAAAAACCAGTGAAAATGTAGCGGAGTACAAAATGGAGAAGGCCAAGGTAAAGGAAATCCTGAAGAACGAGGATTTTGTGGAACTCATGAAAATCAACTCCCAATATGGGAAAGGGGTCATAAAATACCTAGGTGAGGACGATGCCATTGACGAGGTCATTATTTATGGTGATAGTAAGGAACAGGGGTTCGCTCTGGTTCGGGTATTGGGAAAAAATATGAACCCTGCCCATATTGTACAGCTCATGCAGGCCATCCAGAAATCGGAATACAAGGGTGAAGGATTAGGAGAGATAGGCAAGTTTTTAAAAGGGTAG
- a CDS encoding DUF4252 domain-containing protein, whose product MKNIVRTIVVSLFLVPVMAIGQSVFDKLEDSDKIGTVTISKGMLGIVASMSADDKDKETQEFIELAKSITNIKVFVSEDHAASKMMKSTAKGYIKTSKLESLMKVRDDDSHVDFYVKEGKDSDHVSEMVMLVTGMDKKTEHANFETVLVTMTGDIDLTKIGSLVNKMNLPKDLEKVNKEE is encoded by the coding sequence ATGAAAAATATAGTCAGAACAATTGTGGTCTCCCTCTTTCTTGTACCGGTTATGGCCATTGGCCAATCCGTATTTGACAAATTGGAGGATTCGGACAAAATTGGAACAGTGACCATAAGTAAAGGAATGTTGGGCATAGTGGCCAGCATGTCCGCCGATGACAAGGATAAGGAAACACAGGAATTTATTGAATTGGCCAAAAGCATTACCAATATCAAGGTATTTGTTTCCGAAGATCATGCTGCGTCAAAAATGATGAAATCCACCGCAAAAGGGTATATCAAAACATCAAAATTGGAAAGCTTAATGAAGGTAAGGGATGATGATTCCCATGTGGACTTTTATGTTAAGGAAGGAAAGGACAGCGACCATGTGAGTGAAATGGTGATGTTGGTAACGGGTATGGACAAAAAGACGGAACATGCCAATTTTGAAACGGTTCTTGTTACCATGACCGGGGATATTGATTTGACCAAGATTGGTTCACTGGTCAATAAAATGAACCTTCCCAAAGATTTGGAAAAAGTTAATAAAGAAGAATAA
- a CDS encoding DUF4252 domain-containing protein, protein MKKYILIVLIAVIPIAGFSQSLFDKYEDLDDVTSVVVSKKAFELLAKMDIEVDDPDAQDFMDIATSVNSLKVFTTDNESIGADMKASVGKYLKSASLTELMRVKDKDANVKFYIKEGRDSDHVSELLMFVTGLKEVEADGRRFETVLLSLTGNIDLNKISSLTKKMNLPEELNKAGKKGE, encoded by the coding sequence ATGAAGAAGTATATTTTAATCGTATTGATTGCCGTAATACCGATTGCCGGTTTTTCCCAATCTTTATTTGACAAGTATGAGGACCTGGATGACGTGACCTCAGTGGTCGTTTCCAAGAAGGCCTTTGAATTATTGGCCAAAATGGATATTGAGGTCGATGATCCAGATGCCCAGGACTTTATGGATATTGCCACAAGCGTCAATAGCCTAAAGGTGTTTACAACGGATAACGAATCCATTGGTGCCGATATGAAAGCTTCCGTGGGCAAGTACCTAAAATCAGCTTCGTTAACTGAGTTGATGCGTGTTAAGGACAAAGATGCCAATGTGAAATTTTATATCAAAGAAGGTAGGGACAGTGACCATGTCAGTGAATTGTTGATGTTTGTTACCGGGCTCAAAGAAGTTGAAGCCGATGGCAGGCGGTTTGAAACGGTACTGTTGTCATTGACCGGGAATATTGATTTGAACAAAATCAGTTCCCTGACCAAAAAAATGAACCTTCCGGAAGAGTTGAACAAAGCGGGTAAAAAAGGAGAATAA
- a CDS encoding RNA polymerase sigma factor, protein MQQKEFIAMVMPFKDKLYRMAKRLLVSREEAEDATQEILLKLWSKNESMGQYKSVEAFAMTMTKNFCLDRLKSKQAGNLKLVHSNYKDETVSVQRQLEAEDSVGWVERIMEELPEQQKMVLQLRDVEDYDYDEIAQMLDMKPTAVRVTLSRARKTVREKLQQKHSYGIG, encoded by the coding sequence ATGCAACAAAAAGAGTTTATAGCAATGGTTATGCCCTTTAAGGACAAACTTTATCGCATGGCCAAACGGTTATTGGTGTCACGGGAAGAAGCGGAAGATGCTACCCAGGAAATATTGCTAAAGCTTTGGTCCAAAAATGAATCCATGGGCCAATACAAAAGTGTAGAGGCTTTTGCGATGACGATGACCAAGAATTTTTGTTTGGACCGATTAAAATCCAAACAAGCGGGAAACTTGAAATTGGTCCACAGCAATTATAAGGACGAAACGGTTTCCGTACAACGACAATTGGAAGCCGAGGATAGTGTGGGATGGGTAGAACGGATAATGGAGGAACTGCCAGAGCAGCAAAAAATGGTTTTACAATTGCGGGACGTGGAGGATTATGATTATGATGAGATAGCCCAAATGTTGGATATGAAACCAACGGCAGTGAGGGTGACCCTCTCTAGGGCAAGAAAAACAGTTAGGGAAAAATTACAACAAAAACATAGTTATGGAATTGGATAA
- a CDS encoding S41 family peptidase: MRNLFIPLTLLCFFLTSCSNDDDTPEVEQPPQPQEEIVELQSEINEFIWSAMNTWYLWQDEVNDLADDRFADTNAYYTYLNGFNSPEGLHSAILSPKDRFSVIVSDYDVLFNSFSGVATTNGVEFVLTRPPEGGTAVVGVVRYVINGSDAETKGVQRGDVFYAINGTALFAVTDEAGRITNSNLDLLNPTTYTMNFATIANDTTTPNGVNIELTKTELVENPVHIAKTLDVGGSKIGYVMYNSFTSDFDDELNTAFGQLQNENITDLVLDLRYNPGGSVRSAIRLSSMITGQFNGQLFSRQRWNQKWNDLLGGEDTFVNTITISDGDDETIVPINSLNLSRVYIITTDDSASASELVINSLDPYIRVVHIGDTTSGKNEFSVTMVDNPTQQVGLTNGESIPFPYIFNGDQTLNGADPDHRYALQPLVGTNENAVGFSDFTSGLEPEIVVLESLGNLGLLGEPDEPLLARAIEEITGPVTKGRSLETPSHMQIRTISSSNRLNPLKGGTIYDVFPN; this comes from the coding sequence ATGAGAAACCTATTTATTCCACTGACCCTTTTGTGTTTTTTTCTAACATCATGTTCCAACGATGATGATACACCGGAAGTGGAACAACCACCACAACCACAGGAGGAAATTGTGGAATTGCAAAGTGAAATCAATGAATTTATCTGGAGTGCGATGAATACCTGGTATTTATGGCAAGACGAGGTCAATGACCTGGCGGACGACCGATTCGCCGATACCAACGCCTACTATACCTATTTAAATGGCTTTAATTCCCCCGAGGGATTGCACAGTGCTATTTTATCGCCCAAAGACAGATTTAGTGTCATTGTAAGTGATTATGATGTTTTGTTCAATTCATTTTCCGGTGTCGCCACCACAAATGGGGTTGAATTTGTGTTGACAAGACCACCTGAGGGAGGGACTGCCGTTGTTGGAGTGGTACGTTACGTAATCAATGGTTCTGATGCGGAAACCAAGGGAGTTCAACGTGGGGATGTCTTTTATGCCATAAACGGTACTGCCCTTTTTGCCGTAACGGATGAAGCAGGACGAATTACAAACAGTAATCTTGATCTGCTCAACCCCACCACATATACCATGAATTTTGCTACCATAGCCAATGATACAACCACGCCAAATGGGGTAAACATTGAGTTGACCAAAACAGAGCTTGTTGAAAACCCTGTACACATAGCCAAAACCTTGGATGTCGGTGGCAGTAAAATTGGATATGTAATGTACAACAGTTTTACCAGTGATTTTGATGATGAACTGAACACTGCTTTTGGACAATTACAGAATGAAAACATAACGGATTTGGTATTGGATTTACGGTACAATCCGGGGGGGTCGGTACGGTCGGCAATTCGATTGTCCAGTATGATCACGGGACAGTTCAACGGGCAGCTTTTTTCAAGACAACGATGGAATCAAAAATGGAATGACCTCCTGGGAGGTGAAGATACTTTTGTAAATACCATAACTATAAGTGATGGCGATGATGAAACTATAGTTCCAATCAATAGTCTGAATCTTAGTCGGGTTTACATCATAACCACGGACGATAGCGCCTCAGCAAGTGAATTGGTCATAAATAGTTTGGACCCTTATATTAGGGTTGTCCATATAGGTGATACGACCTCTGGAAAAAATGAGTTTTCGGTGACCATGGTGGACAATCCCACTCAACAAGTGGGTCTTACCAATGGGGAATCCATTCCATTTCCATATATATTCAATGGAGATCAAACTCTTAATGGTGCGGATCCGGATCATAGATATGCCCTGCAACCTTTGGTAGGCACCAATGAAAACGCCGTTGGGTTCAGTGATTTCACCAGTGGTTTGGAACCGGAAATTGTAGTGCTGGAATCCTTGGGCAATTTAGGATTACTGGGCGAGCCGGATGAACCCCTACTGGCCAGGGCCATTGAGGAAATTACGGGACCGGTTACCAAGGGCAGATCCTTGGAAACACCGTCCCATATGCAAATCCGTACCATTTCCAGTTCCAATAGATTAAATCCTCTGAAAGGAGGAACGATCTATGATGTATTTCCAAATTAG
- a CDS encoding S41 family peptidase, translating into MEYLYRLLSRNLWQGRIVLLCSMTLVLLSCSDDDDGGPNPISDDVTVQDFMWQAMNEWYFWQADVPDLADDRFANDQEYTEFLQATPNPEDFIQSLLFSEDRFTFFDEDFEVLLNSLSGVSKSNGLQFFIIDLTEDDTDNVFGFVRNVVPGSTAAQAGLKRGDIFYGVDGQVLTPGNFGGLLFGDNDTYTLNMGEADIANRLVNQTENEITLTKIEEFLEPPIREARTLDVNGQKIGYLMYQRFNRDFNDELNEVFGQFVANGVTDLVLDMRYNPGGSVNTSRLLASMIYGPNTNDLYIRQRWNDKQQARFSNLQLEDYFANEVRSGVALNALNLNRVYVLATNRSASASELLMNGLDPYVEVIHIGTTTTGKNEFSISLVDDPTGVNGPYTYGDGRRENRINPDNRWIIQPLVGRNENSVGFLDYTAGFAPDIELREDVFNLGELGDVNEPLLARALEEITGVSSKQAQKSSFGEPAAYRDFKTPVREFMILDKPLDLN; encoded by the coding sequence ATGGAATATTTGTACCGCTTACTGTCAAGGAACTTGTGGCAAGGCAGAATAGTGCTGCTATGCAGTATGACCCTTGTCCTCCTTTCTTGCAGTGATGACGATGACGGAGGGCCGAACCCGATTTCAGATGATGTTACGGTACAAGACTTTATGTGGCAGGCGATGAATGAGTGGTATTTTTGGCAGGCGGATGTTCCGGATTTAGCGGATGACCGGTTTGCCAATGACCAGGAATACACCGAATTCTTGCAGGCTACCCCAAATCCTGAGGATTTTATACAAAGTCTCCTGTTTTCAGAGGACCGATTTACTTTTTTTGATGAGGACTTTGAAGTACTGCTCAACTCCCTATCCGGAGTGAGCAAAAGCAATGGATTGCAGTTCTTTATTATTGACCTGACGGAAGATGACACTGACAACGTATTCGGGTTTGTACGAAATGTTGTACCGGGATCGACTGCAGCACAGGCCGGGCTTAAAAGAGGGGACATTTTCTATGGGGTTGACGGACAAGTACTGACACCCGGGAATTTTGGGGGTTTATTGTTTGGTGACAATGATACCTACACCTTAAATATGGGTGAAGCAGATATCGCCAATAGGTTGGTAAACCAAACCGAAAACGAAATCACCTTGACCAAAATTGAAGAGTTCCTCGAACCCCCCATTCGGGAAGCAAGAACCCTTGACGTAAATGGCCAAAAAATCGGATACTTAATGTACCAACGATTTAATAGGGATTTCAATGACGAGTTAAATGAGGTGTTCGGACAATTTGTAGCGAATGGTGTTACGGACTTGGTTTTGGATATGCGTTACAATCCCGGTGGCTCGGTAAACACCTCACGCCTTTTGGCCAGTATGATTTACGGTCCAAATACAAATGACCTCTATATTCGGCAACGCTGGAACGACAAACAACAAGCACGTTTTTCGAATCTGCAACTGGAGGATTATTTTGCCAATGAAGTACGATCCGGTGTAGCACTCAATGCCTTAAACCTCAATAGGGTATATGTCTTGGCCACCAATCGATCGGCTTCGGCAAGTGAATTGCTCATGAATGGTCTGGACCCTTACGTTGAGGTCATTCATATTGGCACGACAACGACTGGAAAAAATGAATTCTCCATCTCTTTGGTGGATGATCCCACAGGGGTAAATGGTCCCTACACCTATGGGGATGGAAGAAGGGAAAACCGGATCAATCCCGACAACAGATGGATCATACAGCCGTTGGTGGGGAGAAATGAAAACTCCGTTGGCTTTCTGGACTATACGGCCGGTTTTGCCCCGGATATTGAGCTTAGGGAAGACGTATTCAATCTGGGAGAATTGGGTGATGTCAATGAGCCCCTATTGGCAAGAGCACTGGAGGAAATCACAGGGGTTTCCAGTAAACAGGCCCAAAAGTCCAGTTTTGGGGAACCTGCGGCCTATAGGGATTTTAAAACACCCGTTAGGGAATTTATGATTCTTGATAAACCGTTGGATTTGAATTAA
- a CDS encoding diphthine--ammonia ligase produces MDKGKAFFNWSSGKDAAMALHMVQKEGKEVDLLVTTISQKYQRVSMHGLHRSLLEAQAASLGIPLEVIELPENPTMEAYGTTMGERLTLLQNQGYAHSYFGDIFLEDLKVYREQMLHPLGFKAVFPLWKKDTRQLLLDFIDLGMRAIVICVNAQVLDKSFCGRVIDRSFLDDLPSNVDSCGENGEFHTFCFDGPLFQWPIAFTKGEIVYKTYPAPKTEQNTDVSEYGFWYCDLHLKG; encoded by the coding sequence ATGGATAAGGGAAAAGCATTTTTTAATTGGAGCAGTGGCAAGGATGCTGCAATGGCACTGCACATGGTTCAAAAAGAAGGTAAAGAGGTTGACCTGCTGGTAACCACTATCAGTCAAAAATATCAAAGGGTATCCATGCACGGGCTCCATAGAAGTTTATTGGAGGCACAGGCTGCATCCCTTGGCATTCCGTTGGAAGTAATTGAGCTACCGGAAAACCCTACTATGGAGGCCTATGGCACTACGATGGGGGAACGCCTGACATTGCTTCAAAACCAGGGTTACGCCCATTCCTATTTTGGGGATATTTTTTTGGAGGATTTAAAGGTCTATAGGGAGCAGATGTTACACCCCTTGGGATTTAAGGCAGTTTTTCCACTTTGGAAAAAGGATACCCGACAATTACTTTTGGACTTTATTGACCTGGGTATGAGGGCAATAGTCATTTGTGTAAACGCCCAGGTATTGGACAAATCCTTTTGTGGCCGGGTAATTGACCGATCGTTTTTGGATGATCTGCCATCAAATGTAGATTCCTGTGGGGAAAATGGTGAGTTTCACACCTTTTGTTTTGATGGCCCATTGTTTCAATGGCCTATCGCCTTTACCAAGGGCGAAATTGTTTATAAGACATATCCCGCCCCCAAAACGGAACAAAATACGGATGTTTCCGAATATGGGTTTTGGTACTGCGATTTACACTTAAAGGGTTGA
- a CDS encoding cobalamin-binding protein, which translates to MDYSPKRIVCLTEETTETLYLLGEEARIVGISGFTVRPKRARKEKPKVSTFLEAKTDDILALQPDLVIGFSDIQATIAKELIARGITVWVNNHRSIHGILQMMVQLGALVDKKDAALDLVKKIEGDILHMKQKTKSWIKKPKVYFEEWYDPLITGIQWVSEIIEIAGGTDVFKDRQASLAKDRILANHNMVIDRNPDMILASWCGKMFKKDKMITREGWEQINALKTDSIHEIKSEIILQPGPAALLDGLPLIHKLLLDWKEKYG; encoded by the coding sequence ATGGACTATAGCCCCAAACGTATTGTATGCCTTACGGAAGAAACCACGGAAACCCTATATCTACTGGGTGAGGAAGCACGGATCGTTGGGATATCCGGTTTCACGGTCAGACCAAAAAGGGCCAGAAAGGAAAAGCCCAAAGTTTCTACTTTTTTAGAGGCTAAAACGGACGATATATTGGCGTTACAACCCGATTTGGTTATTGGTTTTTCGGATATTCAAGCTACCATTGCCAAAGAATTAATTGCCCGGGGCATCACGGTGTGGGTCAACAATCATAGAAGTATTCATGGGATATTACAAATGATGGTGCAGTTGGGGGCCTTGGTTGATAAAAAAGATGCTGCTTTGGATTTGGTAAAAAAAATTGAGGGTGATATCCTTCATATGAAACAGAAAACCAAAAGTTGGATCAAAAAACCCAAGGTATACTTTGAAGAATGGTATGACCCTCTGATAACAGGGATCCAATGGGTAAGTGAAATCATTGAAATTGCTGGTGGGACCGATGTTTTTAAAGATAGACAGGCATCATTGGCAAAGGATCGTATCCTGGCCAACCACAATATGGTAATTGACCGGAATCCTGATATGATACTGGCCTCTTGGTGCGGTAAAATGTTCAAAAAGGACAAAATGATAACACGCGAGGGATGGGAGCAAATCAACGCCCTAAAAACCGATTCCATCCATGAAATAAAATCTGAAATCATCCTGCAGCCTGGTCCTGCTGCTCTGCTGGACGGTCTGCCGCTCATACATAAACTCCTTTTGGATTGGAAAGAAAAATATGGATAA
- a CDS encoding thrombospondin type 3 repeat-containing protein encodes MHKKITLVLFFFTLFVSSQSFIQNVNFSRSGLNDQELGKPYKFDLTFDHLSSTAPSWPQWYYFITSTNDDSFFTTWPVAGFISTNQYDTISNGFRFSFDPIQLVDEFPNYPSGTYKVVIVGYLGGNSWVISPNYVNNYTFTFTFNDFCSDCGDGIYYGHDNDGDGILEFFDNCPNNPNPNQADQDNDGIGDVCDTQDNRDSDGDGVENFEDECPNEAGPSSNNGCPANDPAFVIVDKVQIKERDEFTGNLNTIYDSSDSDNDSPPTIRNNGEYDFVVTLKNTGDLTANSTFLTSFYSFNSSFSFFGDCIWDDRESSTDLSSGNTFEYSFTELIGGNSIGICDLATGTRYFYFLPGPNGQDDSTAFQVQFSYTQSSSGKGPVLSPTGFQSKARINSALILEQYPIEIYDLTGRKVVSKEVSSIMEETDAVMSLPTGLYIIRSEKGDRKMYVPR; translated from the coding sequence ATGCACAAAAAAATTACACTAGTTCTGTTTTTTTTCACACTTTTTGTTTCTTCTCAGAGTTTTATTCAAAATGTAAATTTTTCTAGATCTGGTTTAAATGATCAAGAACTGGGAAAGCCTTATAAATTTGATTTGACCTTTGATCATTTAAGTAGTACTGCTCCTTCTTGGCCTCAATGGTATTATTTTATTACTAGTACAAATGATGATTCATTTTTTACAACATGGCCGGTCGCGGGTTTTATATCAACTAATCAGTATGATACCATATCTAATGGATTTAGGTTTTCTTTTGACCCAATTCAATTGGTAGATGAGTTTCCAAATTACCCTTCAGGCACTTACAAGGTTGTAATAGTAGGATATCTTGGAGGTAATTCTTGGGTGATTTCTCCAAATTATGTGAACAACTACACTTTTACCTTTACATTTAATGATTTCTGCTCGGATTGTGGTGATGGTATTTACTATGGCCATGATAATGACGGTGATGGAATTTTGGAATTTTTTGATAACTGCCCCAACAATCCAAATCCGAATCAAGCCGATCAGGATAATGACGGTATAGGTGATGTTTGTGATACCCAAGATAATCGTGATTCGGATGGAGATGGTGTTGAAAACTTTGAAGACGAATGTCCCAATGAGGCTGGACCATCATCAAATAATGGATGCCCGGCAAATGACCCGGCCTTTGTAATAGTTGATAAAGTTCAAATTAAAGAAAGGGATGAGTTCACTGGTAATTTAAATACGATTTATGATTCGAGTGATTCCGATAATGATTCTCCCCCTACAATACGTAATAATGGTGAGTATGACTTCGTTGTTACCCTTAAAAATACAGGAGATTTAACAGCTAATAGTACTTTTCTTACCTCTTTTTATTCCTTTAACAGTTCTTTTAGTTTTTTCGGGGATTGTATTTGGGATGATCGGGAATCAAGTACTGATTTAAGTAGTGGTAATACATTTGAATATAGCTTTACGGAACTAATTGGTGGCAATAGTATAGGTATTTGCGACTTGGCTACTGGTACTCGCTACTTTTACTTTTTACCAGGTCCAAATGGCCAAGACGATAGTACGGCATTTCAAGTACAATTTTCTTACACTCAATCATCATCAGGAAAGGGGCCCGTTCTTAGTCCAACTGGTTTTCAATCTAAGGCAAGAATTAATTCTGCCCTAATTTTGGAGCAATATCCGATTGAAATATATGACCTGACGGGTAGAAAGGTTGTTTCCAAAGAAGTCTCTAGCATTATGGAAGAAACAGATGCTGTAATGTCACTACCCACCGGTCTATATATAATTAGGAGTGAAAAGGGAGATAGAAAAATGTATGTTCCAAGATAA